One stretch of Zhihengliuella flava DNA includes these proteins:
- a CDS encoding adenylate kinase has translation MTRLLIVGPPGSGKGTQAERISENLGVVAISTGDIFRANVKGGTPLGLEAKKYIDAGDFVPDSVTNNMVRDRLAQEDVADGFLLDGYPRTSAQVDELDSILQDNGQQLDAVLMLTVDDEELVTRLLKRAEIEGRADDTEDVIRHRLALYHEQTAIVVDRYRERGIVREVNGLGEVDEVTTRLVNALGNDA, from the coding sequence ATGACACGACTTCTCATTGTGGGCCCCCCAGGCTCGGGCAAGGGCACCCAGGCAGAACGCATCTCCGAGAACTTGGGCGTGGTGGCCATCTCCACCGGCGACATCTTCCGCGCGAACGTCAAGGGCGGGACCCCGCTGGGCCTCGAGGCCAAGAAGTACATTGACGCTGGCGACTTCGTCCCGGACTCCGTGACCAACAACATGGTCCGCGATCGTCTGGCGCAGGAGGACGTCGCCGATGGATTCCTCCTCGATGGCTATCCGCGGACGTCGGCCCAAGTGGACGAACTGGACTCCATCCTCCAGGACAACGGTCAGCAGCTCGACGCGGTCCTCATGCTCACGGTGGACGATGAAGAACTGGTCACGCGCCTGCTGAAGCGTGCCGAGATCGAGGGGCGTGCCGACGACACCGAGGACGTCATTCGCCACCGTCTCGCCCTCTACCATGAGCAGACGGCGATCGTCGTCGATCGCTACCGGGAACGCGGGATTGTGCGCGAGGTCAACGGCCTCGGTGAGGTCGACGAGGTCACCACCCGTCTCGTCAACGCGCTGGGCAACGACGCCTAA
- the map gene encoding type I methionyl aminopeptidase, producing the protein MSFRSSKIEYKTNAQILKMREAGLVLAEALDTTVAAAAAGMTTAELDAIFESVITKHGTTSNFKGYHGFPATICASVNEEVVHGIPGSRVLRDGDVLKIDGGCIVDGWHADSARTVIIGEADPADQRLSEITQEAMWAGIAALANARFVGQIGEAIDDFVSGQPGEPLGILEDYVGHGIGSEMHMPPDVLNYRSGHRGPRVKPGMVLAIEPMLVRGSIETAVLDDDWTIVTTDGSRASQWEHSVAVTMGGIWVLTAHDGGAERLAKYGVTPSPILT; encoded by the coding sequence ATGAGCTTCCGCTCGTCCAAGATTGAATACAAGACCAACGCGCAGATCCTCAAAATGCGCGAGGCAGGCCTGGTGCTTGCCGAGGCGTTGGATACGACCGTCGCCGCCGCGGCGGCGGGGATGACGACGGCCGAGCTCGACGCGATCTTCGAATCCGTCATCACCAAGCACGGCACGACGAGTAACTTCAAGGGATACCACGGCTTTCCGGCGACCATCTGCGCGTCCGTCAACGAGGAAGTCGTGCACGGGATCCCGGGCAGTCGGGTGCTCCGTGACGGAGACGTCCTGAAGATCGACGGCGGCTGCATTGTGGACGGGTGGCACGCCGATTCGGCGCGCACCGTGATCATCGGTGAGGCCGACCCGGCCGATCAGCGCCTGTCTGAGATCACCCAAGAAGCCATGTGGGCCGGGATCGCTGCACTCGCCAACGCACGGTTTGTCGGTCAGATCGGCGAGGCGATTGACGACTTCGTCTCCGGCCAGCCGGGCGAGCCGCTCGGCATCCTCGAGGACTACGTGGGCCACGGCATCGGCTCCGAAATGCACATGCCGCCGGATGTGCTCAACTACCGTTCGGGTCATCGGGGCCCTCGCGTGAAACCGGGCATGGTTCTGGCCATCGAGCCGATGCTGGTGCGCGGCAGCATCGAGACCGCTGTGCTGGACGATGACTGGACGATTGTCACCACCGACGGTTCCCGCGCCTCCCAGTGGGAGCATTCCGTTGCGGTGACCATGGGCGGCATCTGGGTGCTCACGGCACACGACGGCGGTGCCGAGCGCCTGGCGAAGTACGGGGTCACGCCTTCGCCGATCCTCACCTAG